The following coding sequences lie in one Notolabrus celidotus isolate fNotCel1 chromosome 6, fNotCel1.pri, whole genome shotgun sequence genomic window:
- the LOC117813893 gene encoding genetic suppressor element 1-like, translated as MNHESNKSPSLGMISAATRTTATVSPLSPLTNGNTVAQSANSGFAAALRKLAKQAEDPRGAALSGESSPVSSPATSHTSPVTTPKRGSLGPLLGQTRGHGVPGTPPVVTIAPTKTSNGLWRADGRQVEPSVQGLSRERVGAENTQPRQDNRTPPTPSHHPLAHTFGLTPSSIMQDPRLQSLSLPGQMHPVVPSGAVPEEYLRALRPFTTSDDLRLTSLPMSLDPAAAAHAAAAAYYHPAYLHHPLSLPRMEESLCLSALRSQFYSVPAGGTFPPLHHSALHLHLPGGRYPGELNHAALAERLQMENELRQRERQQEREREKEREREAGLEREREREREEERGRERERELDRQKVRQRERQQQMVRAAESHYLAELQARRAPPEDRARPGERLTPNRLDKTKDSEHLGFTTPKPLSVQPNLHSSRGSIPHPVPSLVPSHLGKHHTAAAGGIHGALAAAMMTQRASESVWLARQRGQDREGPMEMGLRSPGKGVEQRRDTHRTSSVHHNPSSKDVPPLLGAPPPLISPKGPHHPPAPPTTLWNPAALVDTSTDSSRKRNPPTPPSRPPPGLTRAERPPLSWGEKLEEGGKRGPESTDMFTSLRGASLKETGSWSRAEQERAIQSLYQRHHINNLHQRPCAPPSVHSSCTDQAASPSPARERQSQPSKSMLVYDEVLQQHRLLLSKLDLEEKRRKEAREGGYYYDLDESYDDSDEEEVKAHLRRVTEQPPLKLDTSSQKVEFLGLCGLTTLAHRDELLARKKRKRRRMMRERSVSPPAVQGKRKSSSPVIPSVSLTTPYSAEQMDSAPELEDKKDFLLTLNLSHVNPQKRRDKERTEELLKAIQRKTVTLDTLRYNPLPLSSSPSAPSSGDFSSATPSCQSNGHLYPDSPSPSPPHLYKPRHLHHNDTFKSSVDSHVTRIPPPPTLHQEKAELTDKKLQGIQNEVAASPQKKELNPVQNGRSRPSERFTPETFAQHFHQAVLQSTHSTQHNKEFSNIISEAGIKSGRSLPLNIAQLKNSNHNHVPQQAQINGHHFHYPAASRNSPGALENQFDDDEEEESDQEGEEEEEEIEEAPRKWQGIESIFEAFQEYADDWSIERQVLHSQCKRLESQNYNLTRAAEQLSLTMGDLVSQRQRVREERERLQAQLEHFRRCLTLPNIHWGRGQVNGHTPR; from the exons ATGAACCATGAGTCCAATAAATCGCCATCATTAGGAATGATCTCCGCGGCAACTCGCACCACGGCTACTGTTAGTCCCCTCAGCCCTCTAACCAATGGGAACACGGTTGCGCAGTCTGCAAACTCCGGATTCGCTGCTGCCCTGCGTAAACTGGCCAAACAGGCAGAGGATCCCAGAG GTGCTGCCCTCAGCGGTGAGTCGTCTCCTGTCTCTTCTCCAGCCACCAGCCACACCTCACCAGTCACCACCCCCAAGCGGGGCTCTTTAGGGCCCCTTCTTGGTCAGACCAGGGGCCACGGTGTCCCCGGCACCCCTCCTGTAGTCACCATTGCCCCCACAAAGACCAGCAACGGCCTGTGGCGAGCCGACGGAAGACAG GTGGAGCCAAGTGTTCAGGGTCTCAGTCGGGAGCGAGTTGGTGCTGAGAACACCCAGCCTCGGCAGGACAACAGAACTCCACCCACCCCTTCTCACCACCCTCTGGCTCACACCTTTGGCCTCACCCCTAGCTCCATCATGCAAGACCCCAGATTACAGAGCCTCAG TTTACCCGGGCAGATGCACCCTGTGGTTCCCTCCGGTGCAGTCCCAGAGGAGTATCTGAGAGCACTCAGGCCCTTCACCACCTCAGATGACCTTCGGCTTACCTCCTTACCCATGAGTTTagaccctgctgctgctgcccatgctgctgctgctgcgtacTACCACCCAGCCTACCTGCACCACCCACTGTCCTTACCAAG GATGGAGgagtctctgtgtctttctGCGCTGCGGTCACAGTTCTACTCTGTGCCTGCAGGGGgcacctttcctcctctccaccaCTCTGCCCTCCACCTGCACCTGCCTGGAGGCCGCTACCCTGGAGAACTGAACCACGCAGCGCTTGCCgagag GCTGCAGATGGAGAATGAGCTCCGCCAGCGAGAGAGACAGCAAGAGCGTGAacgagagaaagaaagggagcgTGAGGCAGGGCTGGAGCgagagcgggagagagagagggaggaggagagggggagagagcgGGAGAGGGAGCTGGACAGACAGAAggtgagacagagggagagacagcaGCAGATGGTCAGAGCGGCAGAGAGCCACTACCTGGCTGAGCTGCAGGCTCGGAGGGCACCACCGGAGGACAGGGCCCGGCCCGGGGAGAGGCTGACCCCGAACAGACTGG acaaAACTAAGGACTCGGAGCATCTGGGTTTCACCACGCCCAAGCCTCTGTCTGTGCAACCCAACCTTCACTCCTCCAGAGGCTCTATCCCTCACCCAGTGCCCAGCTTGGTGCCCTCTCACCTGGGGAAGCATCATACTGCAGCTGCCGGGGGGATCCATGGGGCTCTGGCAGCCGCCATGATGACTCAGAGGGCCAGTGAGTCAGTGTGGTTGGCACGGCAACGAGGGCAGGATAGGGAGGGTCCGATGGAGATGGGCCTCAGGTCACCTGGGAAAGGAGTGGAGCAAAGGAGAGACACCCACAG AACCAGCTCAGTCCATCACAACCCAAGCAGCAAAGATGTACCTCCCCTCCTTGGtgctccccctcccctcatctCCCCTAAAGGTCCCCATCATCCCCCTGCACCTCCGACTACACTGTGGAACCCTGCCGCCCTGGTTGACACTTCCACAGATTCAAGCAGAAAACGTAATCCTCCTACCCCGCCAAGTCGGCCTCCTCCAGGACTTACCAGAGCTGAGAGACCCCCCCTGAGCTGGGGGGAGAAGCTGGAGGAAGGAGGCAAGAGGGGTCCAGAAAGCACAGACATGTTCACCTCACTGAGGGGAGCAAGTTTAAAAGAAACTGGTTCCTGGAGCAGGGCAGAGCAGGAAAGGGCCATCCAGAGCCTGTATCAGAGACATCACATCAATAACCTCCACCAGAGACCCTGTGCACCACCCTCTGTTCACAGCTCTTGCACTGACCAGGCAGCCTCTCCGTCTCCAGCGAGGGAGCGGCAGAGTCAGCCGTCCAAAAGCATGCTGGTATACGATGAAGTTCTTCAGCAGCACCGCCTGCTGCTCAGTAAACTGGACctagaggagaagaggaggaaggaggccAGAGAAGGAG GTTATTACTACGACCTGGACGAGTCgtatgatgatagtgatgaagaggaggtgaAAGCTCATTTAAGGAGAGTGACTGAACAGCCTCCTCTCAAACTGGACACAAGCTCACAG AAAGTGGAGTTCCTGGGTCTGTGTGGTCTGACCACACTCGCTCATCGGGATGAGCTCCTGGCTCgtaagaagagaaagaggaggaggatgatgagggAGCGCAGTGTCTCTCCACCAGCTGTGCAGGGCAAGAGAAAGTCTTCTTCACCAGTGATACCTTCAGTTTCCTTAACTACCCCCTACTCTGCTGAGCAGATGGACAGCGCCCCTGAACTGGAGGATAAGAAGGACTTCCTCCTCACGCTCAACCTCTCCCATGTTAACCCGCAGAAGAGGAGAG ataaggagaggacagaggagctgctgaaggcCATTCAGAGGAAAACTGTGACGTTAGACACACTCAGATATAATCCTCTACCTCTCAGTAGCAGTCCTTCTGCTCCCTCATCTG gtGACTTCTCCTCAGCCACACCGTCCTGTCAATCAAATGGTCATCTATATCCAGACTCTCCTAGCCCCTCTCCTCCCCACCTATACAAACCTCGACATCTCCACCATAATGACACATTCAAATCCTCCGTGGACTCCCATGTTACCCGCATCCCTCCACCACCGACCCTCCATCAGGAAAAGGCTGAATTAACTGACAAGAAGCTCCAGGGCATCCAGAACGAGGTTGCTGCTTCTCCTCAGAAAAAGGAGCTCAATCCTGTGCAGAACGGACGGAGTCGGCCCTCTGAGAGGTTCACACCTGAGACCTTCGCTCAGCACTTCCATCAGGCCGTGCTGCAGTCCACACACAGTACACAGCACAACAAAG aATTTTCAAACATCATCTCTGAGGCTGGCATAAAGTCCGGCCGCTCACTGCCTCTTAACATCGCTCAACTAAAAAACTCAAACCATAACCACGTCCCTCAGCAGGCACAAATAAACGGCCATCACTTCCACTACCCTGCAGCCAGCAGAAACTCTCCCGGTGCACTGGAAAACCagtttgatgatgatgaagaggaggagtctGACcaagagggggaggaagaggaggaagagatagAAGAAGCTCCAAGGAAGTGGCAGGGTATTGAATCTATATTTGAGGCCTTCCAGGAATATGCTGATG ATTGGAGTATAGAGAGGCAGGTTCTTCACAGTCAGTGTAAAAGACTTGAATCACAGAATTACAATCTGACCAGAGCTGCAGAGCAGCTCTCTCTCACTATGGGG GATCTGGTGagtcagaggcagagagtgagggaggagagggagagactgCAGGCCCAGCTCGAGCACTTCAGGAGGTGTCTGACACTACCCAACATCCACTGGGGCAGAGGGCAAGTCAACGGCCACACTCCAAGGTGA
- the LOC117813896 gene encoding dynein light chain roadblock-type 2-like, translated as MNTVLHFRSGLTSLPLLLTTERCTELQNRMLVDISDKMAEVEETLKRIENHKGVIGTIVVNAEGIPIRTTLDNSTTLRYASLLGQLSTMAQSTVRDIDPQNDLTFLRIRTKEHEILVALEDDFLLIAIQKPSK; from the exons ATGAATACCGTGTTACACTTCCGCTCAGGCCTGACGTCACTTCCGTTACTCTTGACAACAGAAAGATGCACTGAGCTGCAGAATCGTATGCTTGTGGACATCTCAGACAAAATG GCTGAAGTTGAGGAAACATTGAAGAGGATTGAAAACCACAAAGGTGTAATTGGAACAATAGTTGTTAATGCAGaag gTATTCCCATCAGAACAACTTTAGATAACTCCACTACACTCCGGTATGCATCTCTTCTTGGTCAGCTCTCCACGATGGCTCAGAGCACTGTGAGGGATATTGACCCTCAAAACGATCTCACCTTCCTCCGTATCCGCACCAAAGAACATGAAATCTTGGTTGCACTGG AGGATGACTTCCTGCTGATCGCCATCCAGAAACCAAGTAAATAG
- the psmd7 gene encoding 26S proteasome non-ATPase regulatory subunit 7, whose translation MPELAVENVVVHPLVLLSVVDHFNRIGKVGNQKRVVGVLLGSWQKKVLDVSNSFAVPFDEDDRDDSVWFLDHDYLENMYGMFKKVNARERIVGWYHTGPKLHKNDIAINELIKQYCTNSVLVIIDVKPKDLGLPTEAYISVEEIHDDGTPTSKTFEHVTSEIGAEEAEEVGVEHLLRDIKDTTVGTLSQRITNQVHGLKGLNSKLLDIRSYLERVTAGKLPINHQIIYQLQDVFNLLPDVNLLEFTKAFYLKTNDQMLVVYLASLIRSVVALHNLINNKISNRDAEKKEGQEKEEGKKEKKDDKEKKDEKDKDKEKEKADGAKKDEKKKK comes from the exons ATGCCGGAGTTGGCGGTGGAAAACGTGGTCGTTCATCCCTTGGTGTTGCTCAGCGTGGTTGACCATTTCAACAG GATAGGAAAAGTCGGCAACCAGAAACGAGTGGTCGGTGTCCTCCTTGGGTCATGGCAGAAAAAAGTTCTTGATGTTTCAAACAGTTTTGCAG TGCCGTTTGACGAGGATGACAGGGATGACTCCGTGTGGTTCCTGGATCATGACTACCTGGAGAACATGTATGGCATGTTCAAAAAAGTGAATG CCAGAGAAAGGATAGTTGGATGGTACCACACAGGTCCCAAGTTACACAAGAATGACATTGCTATCAATGAGCTCATCAAGCAGTACTGTACCAATTCG GTGTTAGTCATTATAGATGTGAAGCCCAAAGATCTTGGTCTACCCACAGAAGCATACATCTCTGTGGAGGAAATACATGAC GATGGCACTCCAACATCTAAGACATTTGAACATGTCACCAGTGAGATCGGAGctgaggaggcagaggaagTAGGTGTGGAGCACCTGCTCAG AGATATCAAAGACACAACAGTGGGTACTCTGTCGCAACGGATCACAAATCAGGTTCACGGCCTGAAGGGACTCAACTCCAAGCTGCTGGACATTCGCTCTTACCTGGAGAGGGTGACGGCAGGAAAACTTCCCATCAACCACCAGATCATCTACCAGCTGCAGGATGTTTTCAACCTGCTGCCAGATGTTAATCTGCTG gAATTCACAAAAGCCTTCTACCTTAAGACCAACGACCAGATGCTGGTGGTCTACCTGGCCTCACTCATACGTTCTGTTGTGGCTCTGCACAACCTGATCAACAACAAGATTTCCAACCGAGACGCAGAGAAAAAGGAGGgacaagaaaaagaggagggaaagaaagagaagaaagatgacaaagagaaaaaagatgaGAAGGACAAAgacaaggagaaggagaaagcgGATGGTGCCAAGAAagatgagaagaagaaaaaatga